The segment AGAATAAGCTTTCTACCCACTATATCTTTCCATGAGTTTATCTATTGGCTCATGCCATCACCTTCTGCTATCATAAACAAAAAGAATTCATGTTCATGAAGTATATCGCTTGGTCCGGCCATGCGCCTTCTAGACCATATGACTCCTATCAATAGTTAGGCCACATGTCCACCATGACACGCGCCACTTAGGTCATCTGCCACAAAACAGATTCGTAGACCATTTTAATGCGAATCCAAAGACCATGAGTCCATAAAGATCACCTTATCATGCATGGTCTCCTAAGGAAGGGAGGTAGAGGTTAAAGAGATCAAAACATTCCCTATGTGGATCTTCATGAAAAACGTCTCTCACCGGATGTTCTCTTGGGAAGGATGTGGTTTCATAACAAGTGCAACTGAAAACAAAATCGTCTACACGCAAATGAACTATTgtgtaataattttaaataagtaAAAGTATTGATGGAAGCAAATATGACAAAAGAGCTCCCAACCTGCTATAACTTTAAGTTCAAGCTTGGGGTGGATGCAGATGTCAAATTTGTTTATCCATGGTTTCTGGATAAATGTACCTTATGCTTTAAATGGGGATATCTGAATCTACCCTAAGCTTTTCAATGGTTTGTGAGAGATTCTCAAATGAGAACTTATTCTTACTTTCTGTCcaacttttgtttctctttattTTAGAGATGGTCCTGACCCGTATGAATATGTCTCCTAAAGAAAATGGATATGATTGGTTGTGAAATATAGTTTGTTTTTGACCTAGGCATCTGGTTTTGCTACTTTCTTAATCAACTCATTTGCTATCACTGCATAGTGCAATTGCTTTATATATTTGATACCTATTACTACATATATATTCGCATTTTTAAGGTAAGTTGTGTTCAGAATTATCGAGCTTAATGAGGGTATTAAAAGTTATGGCTACAAATATCACCTTTCTTTTAATTTATCTCCAGATCGATATCACAGTTATTAGATCTTCTGCTTCTACTTGTTTAATACATACACTAAATGCTGTGTTGTACATGCTTTGAAACACATGTTACACATCAAAAGAAGTAGTAATTTGTTATCTTAAATACTATGATATCTGGCTTTTAAAATAAAGGATAGAGAAGTTTGTTCTATACAACATAGGTTGCGATTTTGGGAAATGGATATAGAAAAGATTGAGAATCCTCATCTCTTTTTAAGACCTTCTTTCATCCATATATACAGCTTCGTAAACACAAAATCAAAGCTAGGGTTTCAGTCTTAAGGTAGACTAAAGAAACAAGATGGAGATCACGTGAATAAAATATAGTGGGGCTATTTGGTCGATGAATGAGTATAAAAAGTCTATATATAACTTCATATGTAACGACCGagtttttatattgttttctcATAAACAAAAGGTAATTTACTTAAACCATGTCcagataattaaaaaatctaGATATTTGAAAGAGCCACAGTTTGAAACTGGGGCGACATTTTCGGAATCCCTCTAACTTTCTGGATGACGTTTCTGAAACTCTCATTAAGCATCAGTTTCTTCATGACTTTGCAATTCCTTAAAAAGAGCATTGGTAGTTTCATCTCACTTAATGTTCCTTCGACTCTGATTGGTGTCCTCAGTCCAACAAACTGGAGAGATGATTGGAAACATTGCGGCACAAATGAAAGGTTAATCTCTTCTGGCTCTGGAAAAGAGTCAAACTCCTGATAATAtaaccaaataaattttaatatttaatacgTATGAGTGTGATAACAAGAGCATATACAATGACACTTACTTTtgaacagaaaataaaaaaaatataaaatacattgACACTTACCAAGTCAAGTGACTGTAGATTTGGACAACAGCCAAGAAAAGTTAGCAACAGGTTCCACGATGTTTCAAGGAACGAAGCATGCAAGTGAGACATATTAGCAAATTGAGGTAGCAGTTCCCATTCGCAGTTATCATGGATCATCTATATAACAAGAAAGAACAAAGAAGATTATACAAGCTTAAGTTATTTAATCACCCAATATTGAATCAACGATGAATAATGTGTACCTCTAGCGTTCTGGAAGAGATGATCATTTCACGGACTGTGGATAACTTGGTGAGAAAATCAATGATCATAGCTCCAAatgaatcatcatcatcctccacTTTAAAGATAAAATCAATGTCCACCTTTGCAAAGGGACCAATATTGTCAATTACCAACCTTTTAGATTGGTAATCAGTGATACTCATAAACTCAAGTCTCGGAGCATCAATCACAACGGTAGGATCACCTTCGTCTTCAGTTTCCTCACCACGCATAGATTTTAACTTGAAGGTTTTTAGGGACTTCGAGCTCACAATTACAACTCCGAGTTCATCACCATCATCCGTGACTATGCTTAACTCTTCAAGAACCGAACATCTTGAAATGAAACCCCCAAGAATCCACATTCCGTCAAATTTAACTGCCTCTAAATGCATAGTCTTGAGACGAGGTAAAGAAACCAACGCTGCCCGGGGAGCATCGAAAACTACACAGTATAGATTTAAACTCACCAATGTCCTGCatgaatagagagagagaggcatcCTAACTAACTCTTCTTCAACATCCAACTCGTTGAGAATAGTTAGATGACAAACTCCACGATTAACCACATCATCAAT is part of the Brassica rapa cultivar Chiifu-401-42 chromosome A09, CAAS_Brap_v3.01, whole genome shotgun sequence genome and harbors:
- the LOC103842263 gene encoding F-box/FBD/LRR-repeat protein At1g80470-like, with the translated sequence MSIHRRTSTSEDRISSLPNTLLCQILSYLSTEESVRTSALSKRWTHLWLHVPALELDSSNFPDDFEFGDFFDNFLESGEEDIKRFDLVYNVEEHIHEDFVTRIDDVVNRGVCHLTILNELDVEEELVRMPLSLYSCRTLVSLNLYCVVFDAPRAALVSLPRLKTMHLEAVKFDGMWILGGFISRCSVLEELSIVTDDGDELGVVIVSSKSLKTFKLKSMRGEETEDEGDPTVVIDAPRLEFMSITDYQSKRLVIDNIGPFAKVDIDFIFKVEDDDDSFGAMIIDFLTKLSTVREMIISSRTLEMIHDNCEWELLPQFANMSHLHASFLETSWNLLLTFLGCCPNLQSLDLEFDSFPEPEEINLSFVPQCFQSSLQFVGLRTPIRVEGTLSEMKLPMLFLRNCKVMKKLMLNESFRNVIQKVRGIPKMSPQFQTVALSNI